A part of Desulfomicrobium apsheronum genomic DNA contains:
- a CDS encoding lytic transglycosylase domain-containing protein — protein sequence MPVKKAQGPFPDGSGMASQNAENMPPRDAAVKEGAPEACGPVDDVDPLDVLPEGEELPDAESLSAEEQKILDTQISFHIGLDTEENEDVQRYFHYYTHVQRGTMTGWLKRAQLYLPHIRERFLAEGLPEDLIYLPFAESGFNPFAQSHAGACGVWQFMPRTAINYGLTVDKWVDERRDPYKSTEAAIAYLKKLYGDFGDWSLALAAYNAGEGAIGRALKKTGTEDFFSLCEASEDLKKETKLYVPKFLALVKVARNLEKLGFEPLNMDKRSAAPVMLKVKPETDLLALSQSVGMDWKSFRELNPSFRKQEAPPGRSVKVAVPGHLVAKAQDFLKRPVTPRQTRYASYRVKPGDTWWGISQKYNVSVAVLQQVNDVSRTKALKVGQALRIPGQGPASDSVADARKWASKRANYLVREGDTLWSIAKQFKTDPASLSQANGIQRSSVLRVGQKLYVPDAGSADVKVAKASADAVRTKLVNYKVQPGDSLWGIAKRFGVTPSDLLAWNNLAKNGHIRPGDRLKVYR from the coding sequence ATGCCCGTCAAGAAAGCTCAGGGACCGTTCCCGGACGGCTCCGGCATGGCGAGTCAGAACGCCGAAAATATGCCGCCGCGGGATGCAGCGGTCAAGGAAGGCGCACCGGAGGCCTGTGGTCCGGTCGACGATGTTGACCCGCTTGATGTCCTGCCGGAGGGAGAAGAACTTCCCGACGCCGAATCCCTGTCCGCCGAGGAGCAGAAAATCCTCGATACGCAGATATCCTTTCATATCGGTCTGGATACCGAGGAAAACGAGGATGTCCAGCGCTATTTTCACTACTACACCCACGTTCAGCGGGGCACGATGACGGGTTGGCTCAAGCGGGCGCAGCTCTATCTGCCGCATATCCGGGAGCGCTTTCTGGCCGAGGGATTGCCCGAGGATCTTATTTATCTGCCTTTTGCCGAGAGCGGCTTCAATCCTTTTGCCCAGTCCCACGCGGGAGCGTGCGGCGTGTGGCAATTCATGCCCCGGACCGCCATCAACTATGGGTTGACCGTGGACAAATGGGTGGACGAGCGCCGTGATCCCTACAAATCCACCGAGGCCGCCATTGCCTACCTGAAGAAGCTGTACGGGGATTTCGGGGATTGGTCCTTGGCCCTGGCCGCCTACAATGCAGGCGAGGGCGCCATCGGCCGCGCCCTGAAAAAGACGGGCACCGAGGATTTCTTCAGCCTGTGCGAGGCCTCCGAGGATCTGAAGAAGGAAACCAAACTGTACGTTCCCAAGTTCCTGGCCCTGGTCAAGGTTGCCAGGAATCTGGAAAAATTGGGTTTTGAACCCCTGAATATGGATAAACGTTCCGCTGCGCCGGTCATGCTCAAAGTCAAACCGGAAACGGATCTTTTGGCGCTGTCCCAAAGCGTGGGCATGGACTGGAAGTCTTTTCGGGAGCTCAACCCCTCTTTTCGCAAGCAGGAAGCGCCTCCCGGACGGTCCGTCAAAGTCGCGGTCCCTGGCCATCTCGTGGCCAAGGCCCAGGACTTTTTGAAGCGTCCCGTGACTCCACGGCAAACCCGCTATGCGTCCTACAGGGTGAAACCCGGGGACACCTGGTGGGGAATTTCCCAAAAGTACAATGTATCAGTGGCGGTCTTGCAGCAAGTCAACGATGTCAGCAGGACCAAGGCCCTCAAGGTGGGGCAGGCGTTGCGCATACCCGGCCAGGGTCCGGCGTCCGATTCAGTGGCTGATGCCAGAAAGTGGGCCTCCAAAAGAGCCAATTATCTGGTCCGCGAGGGCGACACGCTCTGGTCCATCGCCAAGCAGTTCAAGACCGATCCGGCTTCGCTGAGCCAGGCCAATGGCATCCAGCGATCCTCGGTGCTGCGCGTCGGCCAGAAGCTCTATGTGCCTGATGCCGGCAGCGCCGACGTCAAGGTCGCCAAGGCCAGTGCCGATGCCGTGCGCACAAAGCTGGTCAACTACAAGGTTCAGCCGGGGGATAGCCTGTGGGGTATTGCCAAGCGTTTCGGGGTGACTCCCTCCGACTTGCTGGCCTGGAACAATCTGGCGAAGAATGGTCATATCCGCCCGGGAGATCGGCTCAAGGTCTATCGCTGA
- a CDS encoding PAS domain S-box protein — MKKQPEESVISATSLRDKIVGLSESSGRKSYYPMLQQKIRELQGEIAERHRAEETLRETLKRIERQQAVIAEISTHPTVFHGLLQEAAPMITTRMTHAMDVARASLWIMEPDRLCSMDKFDAHGGEHTSGTCLECGRFGAYFEAIEKGPVIVTDALQDPRTRDFSPKYLEANGIASMLDVPVLIDGELTAVICFEHVGEPRVWQPDEVTFASRIADQVALILAGQRRRITEEQLQSAHADLTRNLRFTEVLLDAIPIPIFYKDSKRRYLGCNQTFTDIMGITSEALRGRTARELWPDLADVYDNNDHSLRQDTRKSTYESKVRDKNGDLREVIFAKQIFFDEFKNAQGIIGSFVDITERNRAAKETQRLRTLLANIINSMPSMLIGVDADGRIAQWNQQAALVTGVSEAQAQGRPLRQVVPWLGSEMKKIRQSIANKKPFFEGKLSRVEHGETMYEDVTIYPLITNGVEGAVIRIDDVTEKVRIEEILIQSEKMLSVGGLAAGMAHEINNPLASIMGNAQVLETRLLLPLPQNELAAQEAGFTLEALQSYLEKRGIPKMLNSVRSSGAQAAQIVSNMLSFSRKSEPVLAPENIVELLGKTLELARTDYDLKKNYDFKKIRIVREYEDNLPKIQGSASKLQQVFLNLLRNGAEAMGDKIYPEGQWPQFTLRVKRNAPWVRIELEDNGPGLSESVRKRVFEPFFTTKSVGKGTGLGLSVSYFIITEEHAGMMAVQTAEGEWTRFIIDLPVAMSSK; from the coding sequence ATGAAGAAGCAACCTGAGGAGAGCGTGATCAGCGCCACATCCCTGCGCGACAAGATCGTGGGTCTCAGCGAATCTTCAGGGCGCAAAAGCTACTACCCCATGTTGCAGCAAAAGATCCGGGAGTTGCAGGGGGAAATCGCCGAAAGGCACCGGGCCGAAGAGACGCTGCGCGAAACCCTGAAGCGCATCGAACGGCAGCAGGCCGTCATCGCCGAAATCTCGACGCATCCAACCGTTTTTCATGGCCTTCTGCAGGAAGCCGCCCCCATGATCACGACCCGGATGACCCACGCCATGGACGTGGCCCGGGCCAGCCTGTGGATAATGGAGCCCGACAGGCTCTGCAGCATGGACAAGTTCGATGCGCATGGGGGTGAGCATACATCCGGGACCTGCCTGGAATGCGGCAGGTTCGGCGCCTATTTCGAGGCCATCGAAAAAGGCCCCGTCATCGTGACCGACGCCCTGCAGGACCCACGCACCCGCGATTTTTCCCCAAAATATCTCGAAGCCAACGGAATTGCGTCCATGCTCGACGTGCCGGTGCTCATCGACGGAGAACTGACCGCCGTCATCTGCTTCGAGCATGTCGGAGAGCCGCGCGTCTGGCAGCCGGACGAAGTCACTTTCGCCAGCCGCATCGCCGATCAGGTCGCGCTCATCCTGGCTGGCCAGCGTCGGCGCATAACCGAGGAGCAGCTGCAAAGCGCCCACGCCGACCTGACTCGCAACCTGCGCTTCACCGAGGTGCTGCTGGACGCCATTCCCATCCCGATCTTCTACAAGGACTCCAAGCGGCGCTATCTGGGCTGCAACCAGACCTTCACCGACATCATGGGCATTACCTCCGAGGCTCTGCGCGGCAGGACAGCCCGGGAGTTATGGCCGGACCTCGCCGATGTCTACGACAATAACGACCACAGCCTGCGTCAGGACACTCGCAAAAGCACGTACGAATCCAAAGTCCGCGACAAGAATGGCGACCTGCGCGAAGTCATCTTCGCCAAGCAGATTTTTTTCGACGAATTCAAGAACGCGCAAGGCATCATCGGATCCTTCGTGGACATAACCGAACGCAACCGCGCCGCAAAGGAAACCCAGCGCTTGCGCACCCTGCTCGCCAACATCATCAACTCCATGCCGTCCATGCTGATCGGCGTCGATGCCGACGGCCGCATCGCACAATGGAACCAGCAGGCAGCGCTGGTGACCGGCGTGAGCGAAGCCCAGGCGCAAGGCCGGCCTCTGAGGCAGGTGGTGCCTTGGCTTGGCTCCGAAATGAAAAAGATCCGCCAGTCCATCGCCAACAAGAAGCCCTTTTTCGAGGGGAAACTGAGTAGGGTGGAACATGGCGAGACCATGTACGAAGACGTGACCATCTACCCCCTGATCACCAACGGGGTGGAAGGGGCGGTCATCCGCATCGACGACGTGACCGAGAAGGTCCGCATCGAGGAAATCCTGATTCAGTCGGAGAAAATGCTCTCCGTCGGCGGCCTGGCTGCCGGGATGGCCCACGAAATCAACAATCCCCTGGCTTCGATCATGGGCAACGCCCAGGTCCTGGAAACCAGACTCCTTCTGCCGTTGCCGCAAAACGAACTGGCGGCGCAGGAAGCGGGCTTCACCCTTGAGGCCCTGCAAAGCTATCTTGAAAAACGGGGAATTCCGAAAATGTTGAACTCCGTGCGCAGTTCGGGGGCACAAGCCGCGCAGATCGTAAGCAACATGCTCAGCTTCAGCCGCAAGAGCGAACCGGTGCTGGCCCCGGAAAACATCGTGGAACTTCTCGGCAAGACACTGGAACTTGCCCGCACCGATTACGATCTGAAGAAAAATTACGACTTCAAAAAAATCCGCATCGTCCGTGAATACGAAGACAATCTCCCCAAAATCCAGGGCTCGGCGAGCAAGCTGCAGCAAGTCTTCCTGAACCTGCTGCGCAACGGGGCCGAGGCCATGGGCGACAAGATCTACCCGGAGGGACAGTGGCCGCAATTCACGCTGCGGGTGAAAAGAAATGCACCATGGGTGCGCATTGAGCTGGAAGACAACGGACCAGGGCTTTCGGAATCCGTGCGCAAACGGGTGTTCGAACCATTCTTCACCACGAAGTCCGTGGGCAAGGGCACGGGGCTCGGGCTGTCCGTTTCCTACTTCATCATCACCGAGGAGCACGCGGGCATGATGGCCGTGCAGACGGCCGAGGGAGAATGGACCAGATTCATCATCGACCTGCCGGTCGCGATGTCGTCAAAATGA
- the ercA gene encoding alcohol dehydrogenase-like regulatory protein ErcA produces MNFTDLRKFVAPETIFGVGAVDLAGQYAGKFGITRPLVVTDAGVLAAGWATRVMDSLAAFDIEGVIFSDITPNPKTAEVMAGVAAYEAGECDGIVAVGGGSPMDCAKGIGIVVSNGGHILDYEGVDKIIVPMPPLICIPTTAGTSADVSQFAIINDTDRKTKIAIISKTIIPDVALIDPQTLMTKSPYLIACTGMDALAHAIEAFVSSAHSPMTDVHALEAIRLVHGNLLESFLHPEDMELKAKTMLGSMQAGLAFSNASLGAVHALAHSLGGYKDLPHGECNALLLPHVVDYNFSAAPERFRVIAENMGLDSRGMSTSEVRAWLIESMTGLRSALGIRDRLASKGIRASDIPVLSDKAILDPCLVTNPKSANKRDIQVIYEEAT; encoded by the coding sequence ATGAACTTCACCGATCTGCGCAAATTTGTCGCTCCGGAAACGATTTTCGGGGTGGGCGCGGTGGATCTGGCCGGACAGTACGCAGGCAAATTCGGCATCACCAGACCCCTTGTCGTCACCGACGCAGGCGTGCTCGCTGCCGGATGGGCCACACGTGTCATGGACAGTCTGGCCGCCTTCGACATCGAAGGCGTCATTTTTTCGGACATCACCCCCAATCCCAAGACCGCGGAAGTCATGGCCGGTGTCGCGGCCTATGAAGCGGGCGAATGCGACGGCATCGTGGCCGTGGGCGGAGGCAGTCCCATGGATTGCGCCAAGGGCATCGGGATCGTCGTCTCCAACGGCGGACACATCCTCGACTACGAAGGCGTGGACAAGATCATCGTGCCCATGCCGCCGCTCATCTGCATCCCGACCACGGCGGGCACTTCGGCCGACGTGTCCCAGTTCGCCATCATCAACGACACGGACCGCAAGACCAAGATAGCCATCATCAGCAAGACCATCATCCCCGATGTGGCCCTCATCGATCCCCAGACCCTGATGACCAAGAGCCCGTACCTCATCGCCTGCACGGGCATGGACGCGCTGGCCCACGCCATCGAGGCCTTTGTGTCCAGCGCGCATTCGCCCATGACCGACGTGCACGCCCTGGAAGCCATCCGCCTGGTTCACGGCAATCTGCTGGAATCCTTTCTGCATCCCGAGGACATGGAACTCAAGGCCAAGACCATGCTCGGCAGCATGCAGGCAGGGCTGGCGTTTTCCAACGCAAGCCTTGGCGCGGTGCACGCCCTGGCCCACAGCCTGGGCGGCTACAAGGACCTGCCCCACGGCGAATGCAACGCCCTGCTCCTGCCCCATGTGGTGGACTACAATTTTTCGGCGGCGCCCGAACGATTCCGGGTCATCGCCGAAAACATGGGCCTTGATTCCCGGGGCATGAGCACCTCGGAAGTGCGCGCGTGGCTCATCGAATCCATGACAGGCCTGCGCAGCGCCCTTGGCATCAGGGACAGGCTGGCCTCCAAGGGCATACGCGCCAGCGACATCCCGGTGCTTTCGGACAAGGCGATCCTTGACCCTTGTCTGGTCACCAACCCCAAATCCGCCAACAAGCGCGACATTCAAGTCATCTATGAAGAAGCAACCTGA
- a CDS encoding DNA-3-methyladenine glycosylase I, which produces MIRCPWLDLSKPDYVRYHDEEWGVPVHDDRVLFEFLILESAQAGLSWYTVLRKREGYRAAFAGFDPLEVARFTTQDVDRLLLDPGIIRHRRKIETTIANARAFLEVQSRFGTFASYLWNFVDGRPIAHDIRALADYQTTSSEADALALDFKRRGFSFLGRTTCHAYMQAVGLFNDHSRDCFRREEVTRQA; this is translated from the coding sequence ATGATCCGCTGTCCCTGGCTTGATCTCTCAAAGCCCGACTACGTCCGCTACCACGACGAGGAGTGGGGAGTGCCGGTCCACGACGACCGCGTTCTTTTCGAGTTCCTCATCCTTGAATCGGCACAGGCCGGGCTGTCTTGGTACACGGTGCTGCGCAAGCGGGAAGGTTACCGGGCCGCCTTTGCCGGATTCGATCCTTTGGAGGTGGCGCGGTTCACCACCCAGGACGTGGACCGACTGCTCCTGGATCCCGGCATCATCCGCCATCGTCGCAAAATCGAGACGACCATCGCCAACGCCCGCGCATTTTTGGAAGTGCAATCCCGCTTCGGCACTTTCGCGTCCTATCTGTGGAACTTCGTCGACGGCCGCCCCATTGCCCACGACATCCGGGCCCTGGCCGACTACCAGACGACCTCGTCCGAGGCCGACGCGCTGGCGCTGGACTTCAAGCGACGCGGCTTTTCCTTTCTGGGCCGAACCACCTGCCACGCCTACATGCAGGCCGTCGGACTGTTCAACGATCACAGTCGGGACTGCTTTCGCAGGGAGGAAGTGACCCGGCAGGCCTGA
- the aroE gene encoding shikimate dehydrogenase — MLLLGIIGHPLAHTLSPVLHNWGFRELGIKASYHVWDTPPEKLAAFMAALRTLPIHGASVTIPHKETVMPLVDRLTDNARDIGAVNTLYWQDKMVWGDNTDVAGFMAPLRERDTQPGTALVLGAGGAARAAVHGLRQAGWQVLLSARTGGRADRLAQSFQAEHVPWADRHDVRPSLLVNTTPLGMSGPFQALSPWKSSLTGISLVYDLVYNPRETQLLAQAAREGVATIPGLPMFVHQGLAQFERWTGQRFPVPRAVSLLEETLAARGKA, encoded by the coding sequence ATGCTTCTTCTCGGCATCATCGGCCACCCCCTCGCGCACACCCTGAGTCCCGTCCTGCACAACTGGGGCTTCCGGGAACTGGGCATAAAGGCCTCCTACCACGTCTGGGACACGCCCCCCGAAAAACTCGCCGCCTTCATGGCCGCCCTGCGCACCCTGCCCATTCACGGGGCCAGCGTGACCATTCCGCACAAGGAGACGGTCATGCCCCTTGTCGACAGGCTGACGGACAACGCCCGCGACATCGGGGCCGTGAACACCCTCTACTGGCAGGACAAAATGGTCTGGGGCGACAACACCGACGTGGCCGGGTTCATGGCGCCGCTCCGTGAACGCGATACGCAGCCCGGCACGGCCCTGGTCCTGGGCGCGGGAGGGGCCGCCCGTGCGGCGGTCCACGGCCTGCGCCAAGCGGGATGGCAGGTGCTCCTGTCCGCGCGCACGGGAGGCCGGGCCGACCGCCTGGCCCAATCGTTCCAGGCCGAGCATGTGCCCTGGGCCGACCGGCACGACGTGCGCCCGAGCCTGCTGGTCAACACCACCCCGCTTGGCATGTCCGGTCCCTTCCAGGCCCTTTCGCCCTGGAAATCGTCCCTGACCGGCATCTCCCTGGTCTACGACCTGGTCTACAACCCCAGGGAAACCCAGCTTCTGGCCCAGGCCGCACGCGAAGGGGTGGCGACCATCCCCGGCCTGCCCATGTTCGTGCACCAGGGGCTGGCCCAGTTCGAACGTTGGACCGGGCAGCGCTTCCCCGTCCCGCGCGCCGTCTCCCTGCTGGAAGAGACCCTGGCCGCCCGAGGCAAGGCATGA
- a CDS encoding 2-oxoacid:acceptor oxidoreductase family protein, giving the protein MSIYQDAIIAGFGGQGVMLIGNLLAYAGMNAGLNVTYIPVYGPEMRGGTANCTVVVSDDVIGSPIIRSPVSLIIMNGPSLDKFQPQLQDGGVLILNSSLIDPAQTDKNRVKVYAVPVNEIADGLGNTRMANMVAIGAYVQATGIMPVKQVQDSLDSVISSHYSHMIPKNAAAIQAGADYVIANGQYA; this is encoded by the coding sequence ATGAGCATTTACCAGGATGCAATCATCGCCGGATTCGGCGGCCAGGGCGTCATGCTCATCGGCAATCTCCTGGCCTACGCGGGCATGAACGCAGGGCTCAACGTGACCTACATTCCCGTCTACGGACCGGAAATGCGCGGCGGCACGGCCAACTGCACCGTCGTGGTCTCCGATGACGTCATCGGATCGCCCATCATCCGCTCGCCCGTGAGCCTGATCATCATGAACGGCCCGTCCCTGGACAAGTTCCAGCCGCAACTGCAGGACGGCGGAGTCCTGATTCTGAACTCCTCGCTCATCGACCCGGCTCAGACCGACAAGAACCGGGTCAAGGTCTACGCCGTTCCGGTCAACGAGATCGCCGACGGACTGGGCAATACGCGCATGGCCAACATGGTCGCCATCGGCGCCTACGTGCAGGCCACGGGCATCATGCCGGTCAAGCAGGTGCAGGACAGCCTCGATTCGGTCATCTCCTCGCACTACAGCCACATGATTCCCAAGAACGCTGCAGCCATACAGGCCGGCGCGGATTACGTCATCGCCAACGGTCAATACGCTTAA
- a CDS encoding thiamine pyrophosphate-dependent enzyme, whose protein sequence is MTQEIRVTNYPEVLTDRASHYCPGCHHGTAHRLVAEAITDLGLVDNTILVGSIGCSVFIYNYLTLDAIESPHGRAPAVATGVKRARPDKIVFTYQGDGDLASIGMAEIMHCANRGENITTIFVNNTVYGMTGGQMAPTTLVGQKTTTCPGGRCSENEGMPIRMTEIIASLGGVAFAERVAVNNIKNIKKARKAVTKAFECQTKNAGFSFVEILATCPTNWRMTPLQANKRIETEMIPYFPLGNFKDVLAKEEK, encoded by the coding sequence ATGACCCAGGAAATTCGCGTCACAAACTATCCCGAGGTCCTGACCGACCGGGCCTCGCATTACTGTCCGGGCTGCCATCACGGCACGGCCCACCGTCTGGTGGCCGAGGCCATCACGGACCTGGGCCTGGTCGACAACACCATCCTTGTCGGATCCATCGGCTGCTCGGTCTTCATTTACAACTACCTCACCCTGGATGCCATCGAATCGCCCCACGGCCGCGCTCCGGCGGTGGCCACCGGCGTCAAGCGCGCCCGGCCGGACAAGATCGTCTTCACCTATCAGGGCGACGGCGACCTGGCCTCCATCGGCATGGCCGAGATCATGCACTGCGCCAACCGGGGCGAGAACATCACCACGATCTTCGTCAACAACACCGTCTACGGCATGACCGGCGGTCAGATGGCCCCGACCACCCTGGTCGGCCAGAAGACCACCACCTGCCCCGGCGGCCGCTGCAGCGAGAACGAGGGCATGCCCATCCGCATGACCGAGATCATCGCCTCCCTGGGCGGTGTGGCCTTTGCGGAACGGGTCGCGGTCAACAACATCAAAAACATCAAGAAAGCCAGAAAGGCCGTAACCAAGGCCTTCGAGTGCCAGACCAAAAATGCCGGCTTCTCCTTTGTGGAAATTCTGGCCACCTGCCCCACCAACTGGCGCATGACCCCGCTTCAGGCCAACAAGCGCATTGAAACGGAAATGATCCCCTACTTCCCTCTGGGCAACTTCAAAGACGTGCTGGCAAAGGAGGAGAAATGA
- a CDS encoding 3-methyl-2-oxobutanoate dehydrogenase subunit VorB — MSTPKRIFVKGNEAISRGALAAGVKCFFGYPITPQNDIPEFMSSAMFEAGGQFVQAESEVAAANMLLGAAGCGIRAMTSSSSPGMSLKQEAISYMAGSELPGVLVNVSRGGPGLGDIGPSQGDYFQSVKGGGHGDYKLLVLAPGTVQEAYDLTIKAFDLAFKYRNPVLVLADAIIGQMKEPVVPWVPENLDPDEGQDWGLQGAKDRAPRLLKSLFLDDGALAGQNQKLQAKYQAMQAEVDQELFLTEDAELVVVAFGSIGRIVKSTIRKLRGQGHKVGLVRPITLFPFPSEVLLNLAKEGKRFLTIEHNMGQMVEDVRLSIRTVADSAFHGQLPGNLPTPDDFEEPILKALEG, encoded by the coding sequence ATGAGCACTCCCAAACGCATCTTCGTCAAAGGTAACGAAGCCATCTCGCGCGGTGCCCTGGCCGCCGGGGTGAAATGCTTTTTTGGCTACCCCATCACCCCCCAGAACGACATCCCCGAATTCATGTCCTCGGCCATGTTCGAGGCCGGCGGACAGTTCGTGCAGGCCGAGAGCGAAGTGGCCGCGGCCAACATGCTGCTCGGAGCGGCAGGATGCGGCATCCGGGCCATGACCTCGTCGTCGAGCCCCGGCATGTCCCTCAAGCAGGAGGCCATCTCCTACATGGCCGGCAGCGAACTCCCCGGCGTGCTGGTCAACGTCAGCCGCGGCGGCCCCGGCCTCGGGGACATCGGCCCCTCCCAGGGCGACTACTTCCAGTCCGTCAAGGGCGGCGGACACGGCGACTACAAGCTGCTGGTCCTGGCGCCGGGCACGGTGCAGGAAGCCTACGACCTGACCATCAAGGCCTTTGACCTGGCCTTCAAGTACAGAAACCCGGTCCTGGTCCTGGCCGACGCCATCATCGGCCAGATGAAGGAGCCGGTGGTACCGTGGGTGCCCGAGAACCTGGACCCGGACGAGGGGCAGGATTGGGGCTTGCAGGGAGCCAAGGACCGCGCTCCGCGACTCCTGAAATCCCTCTTCCTCGACGACGGCGCGCTGGCGGGACAGAACCAGAAGCTTCAGGCCAAGTACCAGGCCATGCAGGCCGAAGTGGATCAGGAGCTTTTCCTGACCGAAGATGCCGAGCTTGTCGTCGTGGCCTTCGGGTCCATCGGCCGCATTGTAAAAAGCACGATCCGCAAACTGCGCGGCCAGGGGCACAAGGTCGGGCTGGTGCGGCCCATCACGCTCTTTCCCTTCCCTTCGGAAGTGCTCCTGAACCTGGCCAAGGAAGGCAAACGCTTCCTGACCATCGAGCACAACATGGGCCAGATGGTGGAAGACGTGCGTCTCTCCATCCGGACCGTGGCTGATTCGGCGTTCCATGGCCAGCTGCCCGGCAATCTGCCCACGCCGGATGATTTCGAAGAACCCATTCTGAAGGCGCTGGAGGGATAA
- a CDS encoding 4Fe-4S dicluster domain-containing protein: MSSRVEFREDRCKGCLLCTEVCPTGIIQQSSRFNQKGYKVTEIAPDMMSECKGCAFCAMMCPDYAINVYTTKSAKGGEK, from the coding sequence ATGTCAAGCAGAGTCGAGTTCCGGGAAGACCGCTGCAAGGGCTGCCTGCTCTGCACCGAAGTCTGCCCGACCGGCATCATCCAGCAATCGAGTCGATTCAATCAGAAGGGATACAAGGTGACCGAAATCGCCCCCGACATGATGAGCGAGTGCAAGGGCTGCGCCTTTTGCGCCATGATGTGTCCGGATTATGCCATCAACGTGTACACGACGAAGTCGGCCAAAGGAGGAGAAAAATGA
- the queA gene encoding tRNA preQ1(34) S-adenosylmethionine ribosyltransferase-isomerase QueA yields the protein MTAIPPEFNLQSYDFDLPEAQIAQDPTEKRGASRLLVLDRNSGEVRDAMFADIPDLLPPGALLVVNNTKVLPARLIGRKESGGKVEFLLLTPLALIEPGANADGTKTATVEGLLKASKGPRQGDRLLFPGIELRVLEKGEFGRAKVAMRWTGDLAEHFLKQGHIPLPPYIHREDKSEDRTRYQTVYSREDKLGSVAAPTAGLHFTPSIMDALAARDIRMAEVTLYVGYGTFSPVRAHDIREHVMHAEYAEVSEETARAIATAKSEGRPVVAVGTTTSRTLESMATALGEIGPFKGWTDIFIRPGYGFKVVDQLITNFHLPRSSLIIMVCTLAGRQQIIDAYNHAVRQGFRFFSYGDAMLIR from the coding sequence ATGACTGCTATTCCACCGGAATTCAATCTTCAATCATATGATTTCGACCTGCCCGAGGCCCAGATAGCCCAGGACCCGACCGAAAAGCGCGGGGCCTCCCGGCTGCTGGTGCTGGACCGGAACAGCGGCGAAGTGCGCGACGCCATGTTCGCCGACATCCCGGACCTTCTCCCGCCGGGCGCGCTGCTGGTGGTCAATAACACCAAGGTCCTGCCCGCCAGGCTCATCGGACGCAAGGAGTCCGGCGGCAAGGTCGAATTCCTGCTGCTCACACCCCTGGCGCTCATAGAGCCAGGCGCAAACGCGGACGGCACCAAGACCGCCACGGTCGAAGGACTGCTCAAGGCGTCAAAGGGACCGCGTCAGGGAGACCGACTCCTTTTCCCGGGCATCGAACTGCGCGTGCTCGAAAAGGGCGAGTTCGGCAGGGCGAAGGTTGCGATGCGCTGGACCGGCGATCTGGCCGAACATTTCCTGAAGCAGGGTCACATCCCCCTGCCCCCATACATCCACCGCGAGGACAAGAGCGAGGATCGCACCCGCTACCAGACCGTATACTCCCGGGAAGACAAGCTCGGCTCCGTGGCCGCGCCCACGGCCGGGCTGCACTTTACCCCGTCGATCATGGACGCCCTGGCCGCGCGGGACATCCGGATGGCCGAAGTCACCCTCTACGTCGGCTACGGCACCTTCAGCCCGGTGCGCGCGCACGATATCCGCGAGCACGTCATGCACGCCGAATACGCCGAAGTGTCCGAGGAAACGGCCCGCGCCATCGCCACGGCCAAAAGCGAAGGACGGCCCGTCGTCGCCGTGGGCACGACCACCTCCCGGACGCTGGAGAGCATGGCCACGGCCCTGGGGGAAATCGGTCCCTTCAAGGGCTGGACGGACATTTTCATCCGCCCCGGCTATGGCTTCAAGGTCGTGGACCAGCTCATCACCAACTTCCACTTGCCCCGCTCTTCCCTAATCATTATGGTCTGCACACTCGCGGGCAGGCAACAGATTATCGATGCCTACAACCACGCGGTGCGGCAGGGTTTCCGTTTTTTTTCGTACGGCGACGCCATGCTCATCCGCTGA